The Brienomyrus brachyistius isolate T26 chromosome 7, BBRACH_0.4, whole genome shotgun sequence DNA segment TTTTTTGTTCATTGGCTGCACTCTCAGTGGGTCGTTTTTATCCCGACCTGGTTGTGTAAACTTAAAGTTATAACCTGTTTTCATCATCAGTTGTACTGATGATCTGTAATCGGTTCGGTCCAGAAAAACCTGCAGCAACAGTAGACTGACCCAATAGGCTCCCCGGTTCCGAATGGAACCcatcaacagcagcaccaagTGCATTTTAAGTCTGCAAACTCAACACAAAAAAATGGAAGTTTAGAAATGGAATGTTCTAGTCCTCTGCATCTTGCATAACCTCTATCCATGGCCACCTGCTATACTTCGCTCTCAGCCCCTGGGTCCTCGTCTGGGCCGCCCTCAGCCCCTCTGGCCCTGGCCCGCCTCCCGCAGCCCGACCGGCTCATTCCCTGGGGGTAGCCGGCAAAGGTGGGGCTGACGGGCAGGTACTGGAAGATGCGGTGGCGTCGCAGGAAGTCCATGCCGAATGGCAGGTCGTAGGAGCGCATGCCCTCCAGCTCGGCAGCGCTGTAGTGTACGCCTCGCTTCAGCCGGCGGATGCCCCGCTCTGCCAGGGtacctgggtggggggagggggcaggtagAGCAGGGTTTATAAAACACAGAACCTTACTGAATACAGTATCATATCATTACAATCTGTTCATATTCTGTAATCATATCCAGTAcagtagtgtttcccaacccgatccttggggacccagcccggtccatgtttttgctccctccaagctccctgccagacagtccggtagggagctgggagggaggaaagacgtggactgtctgtgggtccccaaggactggattgggaaacactgccatgCAGTGAGCCTGGTTAGCTTGGATCCTACCCCAAGAAGGGAATAAGGGAGGGGACACCTTGGATAGGATGCAGACAGTCACACAACAATCAACAGCACTAGAAGCACAAACCTTTGGGATATAATTGGGATGCCACCTGCTGTCCATTCACCGCTACTACAGGCGGAGTAGAGGAGCACTTACCTGGAATAGTGTTATCCAGCACAAATGCCACAGAGCCTCCCACAAACATCGCCGTGGTCAGAAGCACATTGAGGACCTGGTCAATCTCAGCAATGCCTGTGTGGAGtggagggggggcagtgattAAGGGTGTCAATGTGTATATTCAGCAACATAAGTACAGAGTATGTTATGTGTAATCATGAGAGACATCCAACATACCATATAATGGCTAAAACTAGAATTTCTTCCATGGAAGATGCATAGAATCTTAATTCTATGTCGAGGTTTCAGAAATCTTTCAATCTAGGTCATCTCATAAGTCACCAGGCCCAGATGGGTACCGAGCTGTGATTTCTAAGTTATTCTGACCTGAATTCCATACAGTACTCATGCCTGCATTGCAAGACCTGCTAAACCATGACTCAATAGCTGATACATTGAAAAGTGGCACAATATGTCTGCTTCTTATGAAGGAAAAGGACCCTCAAGACTGACTTATCAGGCTACTTAACACTGATTGCAAAATTATGGCTACGGTTCTTGCTTGCCGATTAGAGGTGGTCTTTCCTAAAATAATCAAGCCTGACCAGACAGGTCTTGTGAAGACACATTATGGGGTGGATAATACTCCTAAGCAATTAAAGACTGTCGACTTTTCTAGAAGAATGAATGAATCCCACTGTCGTTAAGCTGTCTCTGAACGCAGAGAAGTACAACAGAGCTTCCTTGTTGCTACTCTCCAAACATTTGATTTGGGCTGTAATTTTATATTATCTTGTTAACTTGCTTTATTCCAACCCTCTAGCAGTCAGCAATAATGGCCTTACGTTGTAGCCAATTCGTATAACACAGAATTAGGCAGCGTTCCGCTCTCTCGCCCCTCCTATTTGCTTTGGCGACTGAACCATTAGCAGAACTCGCCACATCCAATAATAATGTTGAACATACAGTTCCACTGTATACCACTGATGCTTTATCATGTCTCCGAAGAGGAACAATCTGCTTCCACTCTTCTTGAGCTCACTTCCCGATACAGAATTGTCTCACATTATAAAATCAGTCTATTGAAGTACAAGGCTTTACCTATCGATTTTTGCTTAATGAATCTTTGACATGAATTATGTGTCTCTTGTAAACAAAATTTCCACTGATCCTAGCAATTGTGGTTTCTGCTTACCTCtattttgtaataaatgtattaaaaactAATATATTTCCAAGATTACTTTACCTTTTTCAATCATCACCATGATATTTATGTAGCACTTTCTTTAAATCATCAAAACATATTTTAGTAGGTTTATTTGGAATAATAGAAAGCCCAAACTAAATTTCCCAGCTTGACAAAGCCTAACGAAAACGGTAGTGCAGGTTTACAGAATTTCCAGTTTTATTATCAGTCCGTTTTCCACATGGTGAGCCGGCAGACCCAATTCTTTTTGCTTTAATACAGAATCATTGGCTTGCTCTCCttcacaaatatatatttttgcctAAGCAATTTAAAGACTATTGAGAACATTTCTGAACATTTTGCTGTAACTAGCACTCTTCTGGCATGGAAGAACAATGACACATTCCTCGTGATTTCTGCTTGTCCCTCTCTCTCATTGCCAAGTGTGTTTAACCCAGACCGTCCTCCTTCGACTCTCTTGTTAGGCTGGACTCAATGTGGAATTTCACAATTTTCCAGTGTTTTCCTGATCGAATTTTGCTTCAAGAACACGATAGCCGACCAAGGTCTAAGTTTTTCCAAATATCTTCAAACTACATTTTATCAAATCTATTATGGATATCATGGAATTGCTGCTGGAGATGACAGAAGTTGAAAGTTTTTCTATTAGACAACCTGATTCATACTGACTCTTTGGTATCACTGACTAATCTCAAGAGTACTGGAAAGCCTGAGCTTAAACAGGTGTTTAAATAAGAACTGCATTCTCTGTTTGGAAGAATGTGTTTCTTAAATGCACTTAGTGTACATGAGCTTAAATTCTTTTGATAAATTTGAAATTAACTCCAGCGTGCTTTTCCCAAACAGATCAGGTTTAAATGTCAGAGAGAAAATGgtatttttctaatttttttcTGGCTGAGTGATAaagttaagatttttttttttgagagaaaTTCATTCAGCATTCCAGGAGGTTCTTAATGTACGTTTCATAACGTGTCCAAAGTTATACCTGCAATGCTGTATTTTAAGATCGGCTTGTAGAACTGGTACCAGTGGGAGTGtgtttcctgtctgtgtgtctctcagGCTTCCCTACCTGTAACCAGCGGGTTCTCTCTGAGGTAGCTAGGCAGCATCAACCCGAAGAAGATGGAGAACCCCAGCACAAAGAGGTTGCGAGAGGAGTTGAGGTCGATGAACTGCAGGTTGGAGAGGCCCACGGCGGTGATCATGCCGAAGAGCGTGCAGAAGAGGGCGCCCAGCACCGGGTCCGGCAGCGAGGCGAACAGCGCGCTGAACTTCCCCACCAGGCCCAACAACAGCATGAGGGCCGCCCCGTACTGTATCACACGCCTGCTGCCCACCTgttggaggaggagggggaggaggaagATGGCCCAGCTCAGAGGAGAAAGACAGGGCACTCGCCAAGGTCACTTGCCTGCTAATACTGCATCACACACATTCAGCACTGGATTGATCAAGGTTTAAGATGTGTTACTTAATGCTCACTCATTCATCAACACCCTGTATGGAGAACAATGGCATACAGATACGATAATAATAGACAATAGTGCTGTGAACACAGACATTTCAATTCATATGGAGTGCAGGTGTAAGGAATAGTGTACTTTTTCATATTGAGTAATATTGGACTGATGGctcactatgacaaccttaagccATAcccagtttttgcatttttagtttttattaaattgaattttcccttatggggtcCAGGGAACCTAAACTGGTTCTACTCTTATCTATCAGATAGGAGTTTCTCAGTTCGTGTTTTAGATTTTACATCTACTACTGCTCCTCTGACCTGTGGTGTCCCTCAAAGCTCGATTCTCGGACAACTGCTGTTTTCTTTATACATCCTTCCGCTGTCTCAGGTTATAAACTCCTTCAAGTACATCTCATATCACCTTTATGCAGACGACCTTCAGTTGTATTTCTCATTTAAACCCAATGAAATTAATAAGTCTATTTTGGTTAACTGCCTGTCAGAGATTAAAAATTGGCTCTGCAACAATCATTTGCAGGTGAATTCTGGTAAGATGGAGGTTCTAATTGTTGCTCCCCCTAGCCTCCATCCTGAGACCAGTCTCAAGATGGCCCGTCTCCCCAGTTGCAAAACCAAGCTTACGTAACTTGGGGGTTGTTTCTGACCAGTTGTTGAGCCTAGATCCACTTATAAAGTCTGTCAGCAGCTCTTCTTTTTATCATTTGAGAAATCTTTCTAAACTGAGGTCAGTGGTTTCAAAATCAGTACTGGCCATGCTAGTCCATGCTTTTATCTCTTCACATCTAGATTATTGTAATGTTCTGTATTCACGTCTGAACAAATCTCTTTTCTCAGCTACAGTTAATACAAAACGCTGCTGCTAGGCACTGGCCACTAGGCACTGGCCACTAGGCACTGGCCACTAGCCTTGCGCTCTGCTGAGTCAGTTGACTCCTTTAAAATACATCCTAACCCTGTCTTGTTTAAGGCCTTTGAATAGAGCTGAGTTAACGCCGCTTGTGTTTTGTTCTCTAATATATTTTTCAAGTGTCTTTATTTCTCGTTTGTTTTTTATATTCTACTTGGCattcttatttttaatgttatatttttatacAGCACTTTGTGACTTGTGTCTATAAAAAGTGCCTTATAAACAAACTTTACTTACATACTTAAAATTTGAAGATGCTCTACACAGAGGCTCACAACTGCGTTCGGAATTATTCTCAGAAGCGCGAGAAAAATGTTCAGCTTTAAATATCTTCCTGCCACCCattctaaaaaaataaaacatcagaTGCTTCTTTAATGCTACCTACCAATATCACCTTTACCATATGGAAACAGATAGTATGGCTTACTCGCTTCTGGTCtattttaaaaggaaaaatcAAATCAGAGTGTTTTGTGAGAGTACTGCATTACTTTGTAggtttaattattttccccaaacccccctccccttttggAGGAACAGAAATATCAGTGCTGTGCTTGATATATTGCATAACTGCCCATGTAAACTCTGTGCCTGAGCCCTTGAACACATTCCAATCGCCACATTCAAAGCAGGCAGCAAGGTTAATGGACATCAGGCTTGCAGAACTGAAACGTGGTCAGAACGAGCATCACTGCCACATGAAAACAGCCCAGAAAAGAGAAGGAAGCTGACACACTCACACTGAAATCTCCCCAAAATACACAACCGCCAACAAGCAGTGggataataaaataaagaacaaGGAAACCAAATTCActgcaataaactgactaaaggATCCTGAAACACAAATTACAGCAGCTAAAAACTACACTCAGAATCTCAGGGTAACAACACACCAGGGACACACTTCACATTTCCTCACCTTCCATAAATCCTTTTCCTAAAATAAGTTGACGCCACTCAAACTATCAGCACCCGTGTCATTACTTGAGACCTGAACATGGCCTCCCGCAGCTGCCATACCTCCCCCTCTACTGGCAACCAGGAGCAAAGACTCCGTCAGGCCACTGAGGGTCAGGCGTTACCGGGGCGGTGTTACCTTGGTGATGCCCAACACTCCGATGTTGGggctggaggaggtggagccATTGCCCGTCCCGAACAGGCCATCCAGGACACAGGACAGCCCCTCTATCATGATCCCTCTGTGAGAGTGCAGGTGAATCCGTCAAACCGCATTCCTATAACAATCATTTGCATATGAACTCTATAGCAGGAGGAAGTACGGGTACCTGTTGATGGCGTGGATGGGTGGAGGCGGGGCGCATGAGAGCCGGGCGCAGGCATAGTAATCACCAATGGACTCGATGATGCTGGACACGACTGCGCTCATCATACCGATGACTCCTGCCACGGATACGGTAGGCAGGCCCCACTGCACTATGGGAAATAGGGCCGTCGAGGCTGACATCAGCGACAACCTCGCCCCCTGTGACTCCCCACGACATACAGACCTCGGTATGCGATGGAAGTTATACAATATACTCATCTATGTAAGAAATAGCCTTTTCTCCAATCCCAACTGGTTCTCTGGCAACCTCCTGCTCACAAGCACCCAGAGTCCTAATCCACTGGGGCACAGTCTACAGCAGTCATTGGTCTAGGCTAAACTAGTTAGTTATAACACACAACACCAGAGGACCAACCGTGGAGTAAACTAATACTTGATTGCCTGTTATCAATCCTGATGACCGACTCAGACCAGTTAAACCAAATTAGGTCTTGTGTCCTTGCATAACTCTGGGATTCGACCCGCATTCCTGTTACCAGGGGTCAACGCTGTGACCATGACACTCACGGGGGTAGGGGATCTTGAACCAGGGGGCAGCGGCGACGACTCCCTGGCGAGCGTCAGTGCGGGCATAGAACCCGTACTCATTCTTCCGTGGGGGGAAGATATCCGTCACGGTGAAGATGAAGCACAGGAACCAAGAAACCAGGATGGCCATGATGATCTGATGCAGCagaaagagtgagagagagagagagagagagggacagagagagagagagagagagagagagagagagagagagagagagagagagagagcgccttATAATTACTGCATTCATTCTGGTTGTTTCAGTCAAATTATTCGATTCCCGTCTTTCCTTCCAATAAGCCACTAACCTTTTACTTTGTGCCCTGTACTATAGTAGCACTGCAAAACATAGAATTTAAACTTGAAATCTGAAATATATAGCCCCCAGTATTTAAAATGATGAAGTCAGGAAAAAGTTGTAAAACAAACCTGTGTGATAGTTCCTGCCTCCCTACCCCTTGGTACATTAAATTTGGACAGTGGTCGCTTAATGGTTACGGGAGCGAACTTGTAATTGATTAAAGATTGCAGATAAtctccgaccagcaaggcaccactgaggttccCTGAGCAAAGTGCCGCCTGTAAGCACTGccccccgggtgctgaattagctgccccctgctatgtcacgacgtcacatatgggttaaatgcagaggacacattttgttattgtgcactgtgtgctgtggtgtgtcaacaatgatcactAAATTTGCAAACGCCCATTGGTTTTACCAAGGGTGGATGCTAAACCACAGATGGCCTGCAGGGGGTGCTAGAGAGACACTCACTGGGAACATCTTGAAGAGCTGCAGGCGGTAGGAGGTCCAGCCCTTCTTGGACTTGTAGATGGGGAGGGGCAGCTGAACGTTGCGGGCGTACTGGGAGAAGAGCAGCACCAGGAAGATTGTTCTGAAGGGGAAATACCCTAATCATGAGACACACCCTCTTTTCCATTAACCTAAAATTAAATTCACAGGCAGTGATTAGCCTTGTGACAATCCCAGAGGAGCTCTCTGGGAAGGATGTTCGAATCACACTGTATATAAACACTTTGTGCGTATAGCCAACTGTTGCAGTACCATATACTCACAGCATAGCGATGCCCCAGTGTTTGCCTGCCCGCTCTCCAGCGGCCTGGAAGCCCGACAGGCCAATGAGAGCCACTGTGGGGGTGATGGTCAGGGGGCCGATGTACTTCAGTAAAAAGCCAGGCAGGCCCAGAGCCCCGATGAACACCTCAATGAGGGAAGACACAATGATGGCGCCCTGgatctgtgtgtgggggggggatgtggaaggggggggggggggcagcgacagtgagactccACCCTTCACTGccctctctctgcccctccCACTCAGATTTGCACAAAGTGACACAACAGCCTCATGCCATCAATTCTGTAACAAAcggagatccccccccccccccattacctcTCGGATCCGTGGGTGCCAGATGTGCTCTGTGTGGAGGAGCATGGTGTCATTTATCACAGGAGCGACTAAGTGAAAGGGAAAGAAGAATAGGgaggaggagatggaggagggTAAGGAGGAATGACGCTTTCACAACGATTCTCACATTTTACTCACAATCAGCAGATGTTCTAATCCTGGGTGAGATTGTGCATATGAAGCCGTGTGACTTTCAGTTCATGTAAAAAGCCTATGCATGCAGCCGGCCATGCAGCCCTTTACAGGGAGAAGGATCTCAGCTGGCCACCAAATTCCTTCCTCAGATTCGCTCTGGTGGAGGATCACGCTCAGCTACCCGTCATGTGACCTCACCTGTGCTGTTACACTTCCATTTGTCCAGGGACAGGATGGCACGGGCAGGAGCCAGAAAGGCAAAGGCACTGGCCTGGAAGAGGGGGAGGCTGAGAAACAGGACAAAGCAGGCACAAAAGAAGAATGATTTCTTTGAAGTTTATTTCCAGTGCAATATCATCACCAAACCACTAGATGTCACTACTAAGGACACTAAGGCCTTGGGAATGAAAGGTAGCAAATGATCATGAGGAATGTGGCAGGTCTCTAATAATTCTACCAGATAAAAACATATCTACTTTATTTCCATAATTAAACAATTTAATTGACTTGATCAAGACAGCATTGTTTTTTATCAGCTACACCCCCCTAATTAgtgttttaattcattaataattAATGATCAAAATTGCACCTGTAGAACAGGCAGGGGGGATAGGGGCTATGATCTGACTCATCATGACAGCTCATGTGACAGTCAGCCACATCCTGTGCTCTTCCTCATCTCTCCGCGAGAAAGCGGGAATCTCCTGACTCAGACACATTATTCACGAGTCCCAAGCAAACCAGCAAAAGTGTACACTCAACGAACTTTAAGAGCGACTTCCCCAAACGCGCACCAGCAGTGTGCCCCAACGAATTCAGCACAACAAAAAGGGTTCAACTaaattcagattaaaaaaaacaggttaCATTTTATCCAAAATGTGGTACCTTCGAgtatcatattccacatatacatttataaattacatttaaaaattcaATTAATATGTCTatgcagaaaaaaatgtttaaaccaTGATGTCCCAATTCCGTAAATTCCATaatgtgacatcatgacactTTAAGATGTGAGTGAAAACACTGGTGAGTTCAGCATGTAAAACACTGTTTTGGGACCTGCTCCACAAAACCATGTTTAGAAAAGTGTGTTTGTGGTCCTGTAAATCTCACAAAAGGAAAGTGGACTTTTACAAACAACAGAGCAAGTCTGAAAGATAAACTCGCTTCTTTTTCTATCAGGATTCTCGGAAATATGGTAACGATTTCATCAGGCTGCATggggaaaaaacaaacaaaaacccctCAAAGCTTTCAGCGTCATGTGGTTGGAACAGTTTCACTTGCAGTCTATTTCCATTAAATCCATGGGGGGAGGGTGGCAGATATTTTCAGCTAGTAGCAGAAAAGCACCACCTTTTAAAAATTAGAGAGGGAAGGTTGTCCTGGGTCAGGGCCCTGCATGTGGCCTGTATGCTGGATACCAAACTCACACGCGCCGGTCTATTCACTGAAAAAGCCTTTAGCATCTCAACGTGAGCACAACCCCAGCTAAATACGGCCTTATTTATTAAGTACAGGTGCTCGAGCTCATCGTTACGCTCCAGTGGGGTTTACATTGTCCCAGCTGCTTAAAAGTGGAAAGAGGAAGGACTGGGGTGACTATTTTACTGAATGAGGTGAACAGTACGTCTTTAGAAGGGATCTGAGGAAGTGGGTATAGCGAACATCTGTGCGTCGATAGCTTGGTACCACAGGGGGTTTTCAGCCCCTAGTTGTGACACCCTGGTGAGCTTAATACGAAAAATCACACGAGTTCACAGTGCCAATGCACACTTTGTACTTCTGCATAAAAAGTGAATTATAAAAATCATAAAAAGCGAACTTAAATCGGCAGTTGCAGCAGACAGCTGGGAGGAGAGTCACCCTGACACAGCAGAAATACTGCTGATTGTGGTTGGTGTCTGCTTCCACGCAGGGACATTTCCACGATTTTTTTCTCACTTACGGAATCTGAGAGCTTCAGTGAATCCTTTCCCTGTCAGGAGGAACCTAATCATCGTTTTTAGCTGGTGAGATAAATCGAAGTACGTAAACCTGCTTTGTCGCTAATACCCCACTGTTCAGTTTTAAGCCCCTAACTCCTGCTTTTGAACAGAAAAATCGCGGCTGAGGTGGAACATAAACGGCAGAGTGCAGGGCGGACAGATGGAGGGGCCCTGCAGCGTTACCGGCAGCCCAGCGTGGTCTGCAGCAGGGTGGTGATGCCCACACAGAAGAAGATGGTGCCAATGAGCTGGCTGGTGGCCCACTGGTCGTAGCCGACACACATGGCTTCTGCCAGGAGGAAGGGCACAGCGATGGTGCCGCTGAAGCAGGTCAGGTAGTGCTGTGTGTGAAAGAGGGGAGAGAGGcgggtgaggaggaggaggacagtCAAAACATGCAGGTGCATATGGCTGATTTTCGAAGGGAAGTTTTGTGGGGGTTTTTTGCAGTGGAGTGTGGTGAAATCctcaaaaaaaaattgtgttttATTAGAATGACTGCAGTTTTATACCTTGCCCAAGCGTCATGGCGTCCTGTTAGCGCCCGAGAAGCCGACATTctgctcacctggaggcccagaaACACACAGAGGTACCAGGGCGGCGTGTCTTCGATGGTGTAGATCATGTCCAGTCGCCTGGCATCTGCACTGTCTGTGCTCCCCACCGTCTCCGACACAAAGCtctgcacacagacagagagacgggAAGACGGACATCTAAACGTCATTCAAGAAAAACTGGAAAATGCTTCTCGGACTTATGACACTTGAAATAACTTTAACACATATATAGCTCCaacaaaaaattaagagaccgcaGCAAAATAtttagtttcactcatttctcaatttatgggcatGGACCTGTGTAATAATATACAGTTTTTCTGCCAGCTGTAGCCTGGGTTTTTCCCGCTTCTCATTGATAAAGGACGTCTTAGTGCTTAATGGgactttatgggacttcagtcctgcttctcagagcctgatacgaactgtcccAGCAGCCGCTTCAcaacacttaatgtttcccgtcGTCTTTGAAGGCCACTTAAGGTCATCCTCCGATGTATGAGCCACGGTCAGATACGCTGACAGTCATCACTGGCATTAGAGAGTCGCTTCTACCCTcgacctggctggtttctggtcgttctcagtgtctcctgctttaaCTGGTTTAGGTGCACTGCTGTC contains these protein-coding regions:
- the LOC125745762 gene encoding solute carrier family 23 member 2-like, whose protein sequence is MGVGKNVTSKAADSIGEGAICEDEVKNDQGFYPIPVVVNRVGAPPADQDGEDTELMANFSKGGPGEDKSFVSETVGSTDSADARRLDMIYTIEDTPPWYLCVFLGLQHYLTCFSGTIAVPFLLAEAMCVGYDQWATSQLIGTIFFCVGITTLLQTTLGCRLPLFQASAFAFLAPARAILSLDKWKCNSTVAPVINDTMLLHTEHIWHPRIREIQGAIIVSSLIEVFIGALGLPGFLLKYIGPLTITPTVALIGLSGFQAAGERAGKHWGIAMLTIFLVLLFSQYARNVQLPLPIYKSKKGWTSYRLQLFKMFPIIMAILVSWFLCFIFTVTDIFPPRKNEYGFYARTDARQGVVAAAPWFKIPYPLQWGLPTVSVAGVIGMMSAVVSSIIESIGDYYACARLSCAPPPPIHAINRGIMIEGLSCVLDGLFGTGNGSTSSSPNIGVLGITKVGSRRVIQYGAALMLLLGLVGKFSALFASLPDPVLGALFCTLFGMITAVGLSNLQFIDLNSSRNLFVLGFSIFFGLMLPSYLRENPLVTGIAEIDQVLNVLLTTAMFVGGSVAFVLDNTIPGTLAERGIRRLKRGVHYSAAELEGMRSYDLPFGMDFLRRHRIFQYLPVSPTFAGYPQGMSRSGCGRRARARGAEGGPDEDPGAESEV